The genome window AATCCTTTTGTATAGAATTCAAATTCCAAGATAAAACCATAGAGTTACACACGTACGACTATTCCTTGGTTTTACACATGAACCATTAACAAAGACCAAGTTTATTTACAAGTTGCAAGAAAAGTTTCATGTATCTTGTCCTCAGTCTACTAAATAATTCTTTATGCATTTCAACTTTCTATTCTTGGTTGAGAAGTTACTTGTATGACTAGCatgaaaataaaaaggagaagttacTTGTATGACTAGCAAGAAAACAAAGAGGACTACTAAATTATAGTTTACTCACTAGCATTAATAGCATGTTCACGGTGATAACATATTTTGTATTAGAGGATTGCTTATGCTTATcattttctcaacaaatttacaAGTATCAAATATGCACATGAAAAATAACAAAGGAAGACTCACAACCTACAATGAGAATAACCTTGATTGCGAACATGGCCTAGGACATTATGAAGGTGTTAAGTCAAGGGCAATCAAAGTGTTAAGATTATAAAGAAATATTTAAAATTGCTATCAAAATGTTACATACACAGACATCTAAGCCATCCAATAACGTACTATAAGAAAACAAAGTAATTATTTCATTTATTTGCCTTTAATTTTAAGAGTTAGTGTGTGTCTATAACATTGGTCCTATTGTTACTATTGGTACTTCAATTGAAGGGTCATTGGTTCTTTATGGTAGTAGGTCCTAGGGTAGCCAGTCATTTGGAGCTAAATGCACCATTCGTCTAGGTTGCTTTAGCGAGATCCTAGCTATAAGGTACAACATCAGTTAGTTGTGAGAATCCTTGATTAGGTGAAGGGAATTTAATACCAGGATAATACACCTTTCTCTCATCTAAATTCAATTTTATTTACATTAGATTCAATATTTGTTTTAGGCATTTGAACCTCATCATTGAAAGCAACATATTCAATATCGACAAGGCTCACTATTGGGAGCTGCACATCGTGTCTTGTGGACGATACTTAATTCTTATTGTATGTTACATATGCAATTGGTGCGCTTGCCTTTGGATAATatcatattttttataaatttaaaacctgACTCTCAGACTATGTGTTTTTAAAACCATTTCATGCACACCAACAATAAGCAAAAGGTTGTTTGGTATTAACTCACTCTCATTGATCTATAAGCTTAGAACAAGATTTTGATATTTACTCGTATTCGGTAATAACTAGTTTGATTTAAAGTTTAACAATCCCTTCGGTCTAAATTAGATAGTCTATTGGTCAATAAATAAAACTAGTTACATAGATCACACGATTATAAGTCTTTTGTCATATTCTTTATCTATCTTAACTGTTTCTCTTTATTTTCATGTGTGAGCCAATGTTTTCAATGTCAGACTAGTCATTTACTGGTCGGATGCATTGAACGATCCCAAGAACCTTATGAAAAAAGAGaattaaaagtataaaaatcaaTATGTTTTTGTTATCAATATGGACCGGATTAAATTATACCAGACATCTCAAAATACACAAATTTCCACACATATATTATCATTTATCACAACTATAATAGTTGATAATTGCAATTTAACTCACGTTATGCCTAATCAGGCTTCTAGACACGGTTCGGTCTGATGTGGTTTTAAAACGTTTGTGCAACAACTTCAACATGTTTGAAAATGCATTTAACAGTCCTTTCTTAATTAAAAACACTTCATGTGTATATTAAGCATGTATACATGGGATCATGTAACAATGAAAAAATGCTAGGCAATTTCCTACGGTTGGTACCCATGGATGCTGGTATGTATGTACAAATGGACCAATTTTACTGCGATGATTCTGAGTGCGAAGGATGTTAGAAACTAAAAGGCCTGTTGATTACTTGACAGATAATTCTATGTTCATATAATCATTGGCTGAAAGCAATGAGCGTCTCCTTCAACTTTTCAGCCTCTATTTTGTTATCCCCTTGCACCTGTTAAACACAATAAAAAACTATAAATATTTCCATAAACATGTTAATCTAACTATGTTGTTTGCCTGTCTAGATTAGTAATAGATTCTGAGACAGAAGATTATATATGTACCTGAAGATGCAAAGTGCTTAATAACATCCTTTCCCCTAAACATTTGTCACATGttgcatttttcaaaacaagCCCATATTCTTCATGCTCTAGGTACTCCAAAACCTTAGACAATGAGTTAATCTCCGTATTCCCGCTCATATGATCACTTGATGAAATCAGGTGAATGACAACTTCTTTGTCATCCAAAATGTTCACGGAAACATTAGCACTTTGTTTCTTGATGCCAAGATGCTCTTTCCTTGTATTATCCATTGATGTTGAACACGACGACAATTGTACTTTTTTACGTTTTAGTATCTCCACTTCCTTTTGTAATTCCGGTATGTATTTTAGCGCACGCGACACTGTTCCTGGTATACTTACTTTTTTCTGTTGGAAAATGGAATTAAATGACTTTAGTTCATCCAGAAACTAAATAAAATACTATAATTTGGGGAAACATAAATAATTAAATTCAAATGCTAATCATATGTGCAAGCCTTTCTTTTGTTCTATTATACGACTTATAGTAGTTAGAGAACTCAAAAGAGAATTATATTCACTATAGTATAGTTCCAATTTTGTATGAATCAAATAATAATCAGTGTATATATTTGGATTATAATCAAAATATATGCGTGTTTAACTTAAACAACCATGATCAAAATAGTGTAAGATGATTAAATATATTAAAAGTCATAAGCTTATGAGATTTTCATGTAATGATCAAAAGGGTTTGCAAATAGCTATAAATAATTCCTACCTTTTGATCACTTGAAATGGGTAGCAATGAACGAAGAAACGCATACAACTCGTTAACCCTCTTACGCCGGTCTCTTTCACTTGCATTATGATTGATCTTCTTTTCCACCTTTATATTGTCTCCACTACCACAATTTGCAGCTCCTCCAGAAGAAGTGGAATATTCCGGTGCCGATTTATGGTTAATTTGATCATGTACATGAAAATCAAGAAGTGAACTATATGAGTTTGCTTCATTGCAATCATATGGAAGATTGTTGGCAATGAGCTGATCCTCCATGGGCCATCCATAGGTAGCTGAAAACAATGGAGGGGATAGTGCTAGCATCTTTTACTTCTATGTTATTTTAGGAATGATTCTTGTTGGTGGTTTGATAAGAAAGGGAAGATGATAAGCTAGTGTATTTATATATGGTTCATCTATGCATACCCACTTGCATTATAAAATTTTGTTGATAAGTTCCAAACTATTTAAAAACTGAATTATTATATAATGACAGAAAAAGGAATAATTTTTCAGATTAGGAGATAAATATTGTCAACTAACATGTGCATGTCACTTAGCTAGTTGAGAGGACCGAATATTCGTTTTAACAACAAATACACAATTAATGAAAAATAACGTTTAATAACCCATTATTTCTAGCTCGTTAAAAGAAAAATGTGAGTGAAAAGAATGGAAAATAGGTATATCAAGAAAGGAAAAGAAAActtccgttcaaaaaaaaaaaaaaacagatgtaTCAAGACCATCACTTTAGCCACTGATCACCTATGAGTAGGggtgtaaacgaaccgaacgaacacgaacaaggcattgttcgtgttcgttcgttaaggaaataaacgtgttcacgaacggttcatgaacacttaccgaacgagattttatgttcgtgttcgttcattaaggaaatgagcgtgttcgcgaacggttcacgaacacaaacgaacacaaataaatttggcgatcgcgacgaaggataaagaagatggcccagagagtagcactcgaacttgaatcccttattgtggaacgaaGGTCGATCGTATTCACGGAtataaataatgagaaatgaaagggaaatgatgcataaacaaggtgaaagtgggtttcctagtaattgttagggaaataaaataaataaaagtttaatataaaaagtacaaataaaataaaagaaagtacaaagatcttcaattaaaacacaaacatatgaacataaacgaacgcaaatcaacgaatgttcacgaacacgttcacgaacaccttaccgaacgttcacggacacaatcgaacgaacgagacctctgttcatgttcgttcatttaactaatcgaacgaaatttcttgttcatgttcgttcgtttattaaatgaacgaacataaacgaacttcccgccgaacggttcatgaactgttcgctgaacgttcggttcgtttacagccctacctaTGAGATTTTATTTGTACAAGTAAACTTTGGTGCACTGATTTCGATACTGTGATACACcataacatttttttttgtgtCACATTCTTGTGTTTCATATTCAAATTCATTTTTGTATCACGTTTTGTGCGTTATTGATGTAGTGAGTAGTACGataatgaagatcaaacacgttgattctgtgAATGCCCGTGtcgttcttccccaaccccaaaattcaacccaaagggctcggaatttgaagtgaaaaactgtttttctcaaaattcaattctgattcatcaaatgattagggcaatacataaatagagacagaaattcgaaacgggcctaaaaaagacaacggcccaaacacaagcccaaaaacaaaatgcccaaaatacttgaaaaaacataaaaatggaaaaaactaatagaaataagcgttttttcggcccggacgatgacccaaaccgccgcaggcggtttgcagcaagatagagctcgttctcccgttcgttttgactggtcacacgccccaaacggactcccgtagcccaagttagagccatttcaatgaagccccttttgtgacgcgatcctgggcctccaagtaccggatggcccgctcttccacgcttgggcccgcatcattCCCTCCTGGGTAGACAAAATTCGACCTCGAATCCGCAGCAacctcatcatcagacgaatccccATGAAAAGgcagcaaatgtttgacattgAAAACATCAGAGCAACGAATATGGCTTGGTAACTTCAGACGATAGGCATTAGAATTTAtcttctgcacaatctctactgGCCCAATCTTCTTGGCTGACAACTTATTATACTCCCCTACTGAGAAGCGATCCttagtcaaaatggcccaaacaaaATCACCCTCTTCAAAATCAACTTGCCTACGCTTTTGATCTGCAGCTTGCTTGTACTTTGAATTAGCGTTGGCCAAGTTATCCTGCACAGCTTTATGAACATCATGTAACCCAACCACAAAATCTTGCACCTTCTTGGGAACAGAACCTGGTGAAGGAAGTGACATCAAATCAAGAGGACCCCGAGGCTTAGCAGAATAGACCACCTCAAACGGACTAAACCCAGTACTCCTATTAAAAGCATGATTATGAGCAAACTCAGCCTGACAAAGCTTTTGATCCCACGACTTCACATGATCACCCACAAGACACCGCAAAAGATTACCAAGTGATCGATTAACAACCTCTGTCTGCCCATCAGTTTGGTGCATCAGTTATCTTATAGTATTTTACAACTATGGTGTGCTAGCTGTTTATAATATTGTGAAGCGCCAATTTTGATTAATTTTAGCCATGGTGTACCAAAGTATAACTATAACTATATACAACATTTCTATAGCTAGAATGCACCAAAGTTGTACACTATTGGACACTTagaaagtagaaagaaaatctgaAAATGGACATAAGATATGTAATAATATTATGTTTGGTAATATTATTCCATGAAATATTTGCTAACACCGTAAGTTTTATGAGTAGGTGTAAAAGCTCAATGACTCCCATAGCCTCTGGATAAAGTGAAATGGACTAGAAAATGACCTATTTTAAAACAAGCATAACAGTACTTCACTCTGTTTAGAGTTATGGGCTCTTTAAGTAATTGATTAAAACGTTAGGGATGTTCGAATCATTTTAATAGAAGATTGAGAGTTGACTGGTTTGGTTGGTTCGAAACACATTAGTCCGGTCACGGTCCGATTTCAACAATTTGACGATATGATTGGTTACGAACAGTTTATTATTTGGAACTTGGAACAAAATGTATAAACCTAACCTGCTAATTAGCATTTATTTTTTATTTGCTTTGtttcattttataaaaatataaagttACGTATATATACTATTACTATATTCATGAAAGATTCTTATAAATTTTTAAAAGTTAATACAATATATAAGGCTTTTAAATTGTTTTTCTAAAACCGTCAAAACTAAAACGTATAACTGTGAAATCAACAGGTTTAGTTTCTTTTTTTCCAAAACAATAGCTAGCGGTTCACTCCCAGTTTTTTTGTCATAATCAGTCGAACCGTGAAAATGCCTTGAAAACCTATTAATGATTATGTCTCGTAGTCTCAAATATTAGACCCGAACTCAATGCTTTTCTCCaagtttattaatatttttaattcCTTTATATTGTAGAaatatatattcttttaaattGTGTAGTGATAGACTATTTGTGTAATTTAGTTGAAGATCTATTAAACTCTTTTTTAAACGTCTTACATCTATGTACAATTCAAAATGGCCACTTTGATTCG of Helianthus annuus cultivar XRQ/B chromosome 1, HanXRQr2.0-SUNRISE, whole genome shotgun sequence contains these proteins:
- the LOC110885418 gene encoding transcription factor ORG2, whose protein sequence is MLALSPPLFSATYGWPMEDQLIANNLPYDCNEANSYSSLLDFHVHDQINHKSAPEYSTSSGGAANCGSGDNIKVEKKINHNASERDRRKRVNELYAFLRSLLPISSDQKKKVSIPGTVSRALKYIPELQKEVEILKRKKVQLSSCSTSMDNTRKEHLGIKKQSANVSVNILDDKEVVIHLISSSDHMSGNTEINSLSKVLEYLEHEEYGLVLKNATCDKCLGERMLLSTLHLQVQGDNKIEAEKLKETLIAFSQ